From one Lycium barbarum isolate Lr01 chromosome 6, ASM1917538v2, whole genome shotgun sequence genomic stretch:
- the LOC132600254 gene encoding uncharacterized protein LOC132600254: MRSLSIFFLLFSLTLLGYVSDARNDPEEYWKSKMNGDPMPKALKDLLHDQYQDFPTENNKRDKFLRDFDTKANIIIYHNDVDIYPKRPGPTPKDDNISETKEAERRQPVDP; the protein is encoded by the exons ATGAGATCTCTCTCTattttcttcctcctcttctctCTTACTTTG TTGGGATATGTAAGTGATGCAAGAAATGATCCAGAAGAATATTGGAAGAGCAAAATGAATGGAGATCCTATGCCTAAAGCACTTAAGGACCTTCTCCATGATCAATACCAAGATTTTCCAACAGAAAATAATAAAAGGGACAAATTTCTTCGAGATTTTGATACGAAGGCTAATATCATTATTTATCATAACGATGTTGATATATATCCCAAGAGACCCGGGCCTACTCCTAAAGATGATAATATTTCAGAAACCAAAGAAGCAGAAAGGAGACAACCTGTAGATCCATGA